A genomic segment from Zygotorulaspora mrakii chromosome 1, complete sequence encodes:
- the IMO32 gene encoding Imo32p (similar to Saccharomyces cerevisiae YGR031W; ancestral locus Anc_4.172) produces the protein MNREALSTAHNKLRSSIFNFRSGGLSAHIAQKNIITRYNVETRRHYSWRNQVMLFSSETAAKKPATGPLFDHHNNTFRSTTSQGKYGSTEVLNGELISDTIPSVPLTYDLLNEHSCQFVSEKSPVVILHGLFGNKLNNRSIGRELNELLARDVYLPDLRNHGGSPHIGRHDYISMALDVERFIQEVVMKAPGAKKPIIIGHSMGAKAAMSVVLRKPDLCSMLVSIDNAPVATPPLNAFPRYTKKLLQIINEPQIETVKQVDDALKDVEDSPVVRQFLITVLQRSKNKDTGKWGFTSKIPLGILNDAIVKGNVSNWEFNPWVHRYCGPALFIRGTKSHYVADEHLPDVANFFPNFEVRDIDAGHWVNSEKPKECVRDIVEFVERHEDELVSPSFRFQG, from the coding sequence ATGAACAGAGAGGCGTTATCGACAGCCCACAACAAGTTACGCAgttcaattttcaatttcaggAGTGGAGGATTATCCGCACATATCGCTCAGAAAAATATTATCACCCGCTATAATGTCGAGACACGTCGTCACTATAGCTGGCGGAATCAGGTGATGCTGTTTTCGTCAGAAACAGCCGCCAAGAAACCAGCCACAGGCCCATTGTTCGATCACCACAACAATACGTTTAGAAGCACCACAAGCCAAGGAAAGTATGGGTCCACGGAAGTGCTGAATGGTGAGTTAATTTCGGATACCATACCTTCGGTTCCCTTGACATACGATTTGCTGAACGAGCACAGTTGCCAATTTGTCTCGGAAAAGTCTCCTGTGGTCATCTTGCATGGTCTTTTCGGCAATAAATTGAACAACCGGAGTATTGGCAGAGAGCTCAATGAGCTGTTGGCCAGAGACGTGTACTTGCCGGATTTGAGGAACCATGGCGGATCGCCCCACATTGGCAGACACGATTACATTTCGATGGCATTGGACGTGGAGAGGTTCATCCAAGAGGTCGTCATGAAGGCCCCTGGTGCAAAGAAACCCATAATCATCGGCCACTCCATGGGCGCGAAAGCTGCGATGAGCGTTGTGCTAAGGAAACCCGATCTGTGCTCTATGCTCGTCAGCATTGACAACGCCCCCGTTGCAACGCCACCGCTAAACGCCTTCCCACGCTATACGAAGAAGCTGCTACAGATAATCAACGAGCCACAGATCGAAACAGTGAAGCAGGTCGACGACGCGCTCAAGGACGTCGAGGACAGTCCTGTCGTACGGCAATTTCTCATCACGGTTCTGCAGAGAAGCAAGAACAAGGACACCGGTAAGTGGGGATTCACTTCGAAGATACCATTGGGAATTCTGAATGACGCCATCGTCAAGGGAAATGTGTCGAACTGGGAGTTCAACCCCTGGGTGCACAGATACTGCGGCCCTGCCTTATTTATCAGGGGTACGAAATCGCACTACGTTGCCGATGAACATTTGCCCGACGTCGCCAATTTTTTCCCAAACTTTGAAGTCAGAGATATCGATGCAGGTCATTGGGTCAACTCTGAAAAGCCAAAGGAGTGTGTCCGTGACATTGTTGAATTTGTCGAGAGACACGAGGACGAGCTAGTTTCCCCATCGTTCAGGTTCCAAGGTTGA